One Thermomonas paludicola genomic window, CTGCGCGAACTGGTCAAGAGCATCCCGGCCCACCGGCTGATGGTGGAAACCGACGCGCCCTACCTGCTGCCGCGCACGCTCAAGCCGATGCCGAAGGATCGCCGCAACGAACCAGCCTTCCTGCCGCACATCGTGGAAGAACTGGCGCGCGACCGCGGCGACGATGCGGCCCTCACCGCCGACCAGGCTGCCGCGAACAGCGTTGCCTTCTTCGGTTTGCCATCGGCGTAAGCGCCAATGAAAACGCCCGGCATTGCCGGGCGTTCGCGCAATCATCGAAACCAACCGCTCAGTGTTTCGGCGCCGCCGGCAGCGGGCCTTCGGCGACCATCAGCGCGCCCTGGTCGTTGCCGCTCTGGAACACGATCCAGATCGCCTTGTCGGCGCGGCGGATGACGTAGGTGTCGGCGTCGGCGTCGTACCAGTAGGCGTTCTGCATGCGGCTGAACTCCTGGCGGAAATCGTCCATCGCCTTCTCGTTCGCCTTGTAGGTGGCCTCGTCGAAGCTGCGCTCGGTCAGGCGCACGCCGCCCAGCGCCTCGATGGCCTGCTGCACGTTCTTGCGCACCTCGAACCTGGAATAGGTCTTGCCGTCGCTGTTGTCGATCTCGTCGCTGAAGACCTTGCCTTCCACCCACAGCAGCTGGCCGCCGGTCCAGACCGGCACGCGGGCCAGGTCCTTGCTGCGCGAGGCCAGGTCGTCGGCGTAGTCGAACTCGTAGCCGGCCGGCAGCGCGACGTAGGGCCATGCCGGCAGCGGCTTGTCGCTGACCGGGATCGCGTTGATGTCGAAGCTGGAAGCAACCGGCGCCGCCGCAGTCGCAGCAGCAGGCACGTCAGTGGCAGGTGCGGGGCTTGCGGCATCCGCGGCCACCGCCGGATTACCGGCAGGCGGCGCGACGGATGTGTCTTCCTGCTTCTGCTTGCAGCCGGTCAACAATGCGGCCGTCATGGCCAGCGACAACAGGGTCTTGCTCATTTGCATGGCAGCTCACTCCATAGACGTCAGTGCGAAAACGCAGCGGAGTTTACCGAATGTGGCGGCCGTCACACATCAGCTGCGCAATCCCACCCCGCGCTTGAGCAACCACAGCGCCAGCGCGGCCAGCGCCGTCGCGAAGGCCAGCATCAGCGCGTAGGCCACCCACAGCGGCACGTCCGAGATTCCCAGCAGGCCGTAGCGGAACGCGTTGACCATGTAGAAGATCGGGTTGGCATGGGTGGCCGCCTGCGCCCAGCCGGGCAGCAGGGTGATCGAGTAGAACACGCCGCCCAGATACGTGAGCGGGGTGAGGATGAAGGTGGGAACCAGCGCGATGTCGTCGAACTTCTTCGCATACATCGCGTTGATGAAACCGGCCAGCGAAAAAATGATCGCGCCCAGCAGCACCGAGCTCAACGTCACCAGCGGATGCGGCACGTGCACGCGGGTAAACAGCAGCGCGATGCACAGCACGATCGCGCCCACCATCAGCCCGCGCAGCACCGCGCCGGCCACGTAGCCGCCCAGGATCACCCAGTTCGGCATCGGGCTGACCAGCAGTTCCTCCACGTGCCGCCCGAACTTGGCGCCGAAGAACGAGCTGCTGATGTTGCCGTAGCTGTTCTGGATCACGCTCATCATCACCAGTCCGGGGACGATGAATTCCATGTAGCCGATCCCGTCCATGCGCCCGACCTTGGAGCCGATCAGGCCACCGAAGATCAGGAAGTACAGGGTCATGGTGATCGCCGGCGGGATCAGCGTCTGCGTCCAGATCCGCAGGATGCGCGTCACCTCGCGCCTGGCGACGGTGGCCAATGCCACCAGGTTCGGATTGCCGCTCATGCGCCGGCCCCCTGGGTGGTCATGCGCACGAACAATTCTTCCAGCCGGTTGCTCTTGGTGCGCATCGAGCGCACCCGGATCCCGGCGGCGTCGAACGCGGCGAACACCCGGTTGAGATCCATCGCGCGCGGCATGTCCACGTCCAGCGTGTGCGCATCGATCGCCACCAGCACGGCGCCATCGATGCCGGGCAATGCGCCGGGCAATGCATCTTCGACATCGAACAGGAAGCCTTCCACGTCGAGCTTGGCCAGCAGCGACTTCATCGGCCCTTCTTCGACGATGACGCCGTGGTTGATGATGGCCAGGTTGCGGCACAGGTTCTCCGCTTCCTCCAGGTAATGCGTGGTCAGGATGATGGTGGTGCCGGCGGCGTTGATGTCCTTCAGCGTCTTCCACATGCCGCGGCGGATCTCGATGTCCACCCCGGCGGTGGGCTCGTCGAGGATCAACAGCCGCGGGGTGGTCATCATCGCGCGGGCGATCATCAGCCGCCGCTTCATGCCGCCGGACAGCGTGCGGCTCATCTTGTCGGCCTTGTCCCACAGCTGCGCGTCCTTCAGCACCTGCTCGGCCCGCGCCAGCGCCTGCGCGCGCGGAACGCCGTAGAACCCGGCGTAGTTCACGCAGATGTCCAGCGGGCGTTCGAACATGTTGAAGTTGAATTCCTGCGGCACCAGCCCGATCAGGCGCATCGCCGCGCTGCGGTCGGCATCGATATCGACCCCGAACACCCTCGCCATGCCACTGGTCTTGTTGACCAGCGAACTGATGATGCCGATCAACGTGCTTTTGCCGGCGCCATTCGGGCCAAGCAAGGCATAGAAATCCCCCGGCGCGACGTCCAGCGAGATGCCCTTCAACGCCTCCACGCCGTTGTCGTACGTCTTGCGCAAGTCGCGCACGCGCAAAGCGGGAGAGTGGGGGTCGATCTGGACAGGCATGCTCAAAGCGCTTCCGGTAACGGCAAGCCAACGATTCTAACGATACCGAACCACGCCTTGCGATCAACCGCAGAACTCTGCGTTGCGAGCAATGGCTTCTGCACGCGAAGCCTGGCCATCCACGCCGCAGCGACCTGGGCCGGTCTTGTACCATGCACACCTGTCATGGCTGCTGCTGCAGCGCGAGCGTCCGACTTGGCCATTCCCCACTTCCCCCTGAAGCTTGTTGCACGCCGGATGATCGCGCCCAGCGTGGCGCACCTGTCGTTCGTGCGCGACGACGGCGCGCCGCTGCCGTGCATCCCCGGCCAGTTCGTGCAGATCCACTTTGAGTACGCCGACGGCACCGCCGCGCGGCGCAGCTACTCCATCGCCATCGGCCGCGACACCGACGCCGCAGCCGATGGGCGGGTGGAATTCGCGGTCAGCTACGTGCCTGGTGGTGCAGCCACGGCGTTGTTCGAAGCCCTGGAACTTGGTGCGACGATCAATGCCAGCGGCCCGTTCGGGCGCTTTTGCCTGTACCCCAACGATGCCAATCGGCGCTATCTGCTGATCGGCACCGGCACCGGCATCACCCCGTACCGGGCGATGCTGGCACAGCTGTCGCGGCAGATGACCGAGCGTGGCATCCAGGTCGTGTTGCTGCAGGGCGCGCGCACGCCTGCGGAGCTGTTGTATGGCGATGAATTCCGCGCCTTTGCGGAGACCCATCCGGGGTTCCGCTACATCCCGTGCCTGTCGCGTGAATTGCCCGGCGCAGACAGCCCGCATGCCCATCCCGACGTCCGCCACGGCTATGTGCAGAGCGCATTGGCCGAACTGTCGCCGGATCCGGCCGGCGATATTGCCTACCTGTGCGGCAACCCGGACATGGTCGATGCCAGCTTCGAGGCGCTGAAGACATTCGGCCTGCCCGTGCCCATGATTCGCCGCGAGAAATACGTCAGCAACAAGTGAACCTGACACCTGGGCATCTGCGGCAGGGCACGTGCATCGGTACGCGCCCGCATGTAAAGGTCGCTTGACAAGCAATTGCGGGCACCCGTATCGTTGTGTCAAGCACGCTTGACACGAAGGATCTGCACGATGCATTGCGAACGAAACCTGAAAGGTGCCGGCATCGGCTGGCTGGGTTCCGGCATCGCCTTTGTCGCCATTGGCGCCAGCGGCCAGACCGCATTCCTCGGGGTGGGGCTGGCCTTCCTCGGGCTTGGTATCGGCGCCATCGTCCAATCGCGCAAGGACAGCCAACGATGACCCTGCGGCGGTTCATGTGGATCTTCATCGCCATCGCGCTGGTCGCCTTTGCCCTGGCAGGCGCAGGTCACTTCCTGTTGGCGTGGCCGCCCGGCGTCGTGGGCATGTGGGCCGGCATCGGCGCCGGCTACCTGCTGGGCGCACTGCTGTTCCTGCTGCTGCCGCGCTGGTGGCGCCAGCACTGCGACGAGATGTACGCGCAGCCCGCCGGCAAGCGCTATGTGCGTGCGCTGTGGCCGATCATGATCGGCTACTCGCTGAGTCTGTTCCTGTCGATCTGGTGGATCAAGCGCGGCATCGAATCGGTGCCGCTGCGCGCGATCGTCGCCGTCACGCCGGCATTGGCGATCGCGTTTTTCATGCGCGCCGCGCTGCGCTACCTGCGTGAGATCGACGAGCTGCAGCGACGCATCGAAATGGAGTCGATCGGCATCGCCAGCCTCGGCCTGTCGCTGCTTTATTTTTCCGGCGGCCTGCTGGAGAAGGCCAAGGTCCTCAGCTTCGATGCCGCCGCCGCGATGATCTGGGTGTTCCCGCTGCTGATGCTGCTGTATGGCGTCTGCAAGTTCGTGTTGGCGCGTCGCTACCAGTGAACAACCGCCTGCGCGAA contains:
- a CDS encoding ABC transporter permease translates to MSGNPNLVALATVARREVTRILRIWTQTLIPPAITMTLYFLIFGGLIGSKVGRMDGIGYMEFIVPGLVMMSVIQNSYGNISSSFFGAKFGRHVEELLVSPMPNWVILGGYVAGAVLRGLMVGAIVLCIALLFTRVHVPHPLVTLSSVLLGAIIFSLAGFINAMYAKKFDDIALVPTFILTPLTYLGGVFYSITLLPGWAQAATHANPIFYMVNAFRYGLLGISDVPLWVAYALMLAFATALAALALWLLKRGVGLRS
- a CDS encoding ABC transporter ATP-binding protein, with product MPVQIDPHSPALRVRDLRKTYDNGVEALKGISLDVAPGDFYALLGPNGAGKSTLIGIISSLVNKTSGMARVFGVDIDADRSAAMRLIGLVPQEFNFNMFERPLDICVNYAGFYGVPRAQALARAEQVLKDAQLWDKADKMSRTLSGGMKRRLMIARAMMTTPRLLILDEPTAGVDIEIRRGMWKTLKDINAAGTTIILTTHYLEEAENLCRNLAIINHGVIVEEGPMKSLLAKLDVEGFLFDVEDALPGALPGIDGAVLVAIDAHTLDVDMPRAMDLNRVFAAFDAAGIRVRSMRTKSNRLEELFVRMTTQGAGA
- a CDS encoding ferredoxin--NADP reductase, whose product is MAAAAARASDLAIPHFPLKLVARRMIAPSVAHLSFVRDDGAPLPCIPGQFVQIHFEYADGTAARRSYSIAIGRDTDAAADGRVEFAVSYVPGGAATALFEALELGATINASGPFGRFCLYPNDANRRYLLIGTGTGITPYRAMLAQLSRQMTERGIQVVLLQGARTPAELLYGDEFRAFAETHPGFRYIPCLSRELPGADSPHAHPDVRHGYVQSALAELSPDPAGDIAYLCGNPDMVDASFEALKTFGLPVPMIRREKYVSNK